A single region of the Mannheimia bovis genome encodes:
- the secG gene encoding preprotein translocase subunit SecG, with amino-acid sequence MLINVLTIAYLVVAVLLIAFVLMQQGKGADAGASFGAGASATVFGSAGSANFLSRTTALLATIFFAISLVIGNLSSHTKAPTSQFEDLSQVEQKQVEPVKTENSDIPQ; translated from the coding sequence ATGTTAATCAATGTTTTAACAATTGCTTATCTTGTTGTGGCAGTATTGCTTATCGCATTCGTATTAATGCAACAAGGTAAAGGGGCTGATGCTGGTGCATCTTTCGGTGCAGGTGCTTCAGCAACTGTGTTTGGCTCAGCAGGTTCAGCGAACTTCTTATCAAGAACAACTGCACTATTAGCAACAATCTTCTTCGCAATTAGCTTAGTAATCGGTAACTTAAGTTCACATACTAAAGCACCAACAAGCCAATTTGAAGATTTAAGCCAAGTTGAACAAAAGCAAGTAGAGCCTGTTAAGACAGAAAATAGCGATATCCCTCAATAA
- the gap gene encoding type I glyceraldehyde-3-phosphate dehydrogenase: MAIKIGINGFGRIGRIVFRAAQHRDDIEVVGINDLIDVDYMAYMLKYDSTHGRFDGTVEVKDGQLVVNGKAIRVTAERDPANLKWDEIGVDIAVEATGLFLDDETARKHITAGAKKVVLTGPSKDATPMFVNGVNFDAYAGQDIVSNASCTTNCLAPLAKVIHNKFGIKEGLMTTVHATTATQKTVDGPSAKDWRGGRGASQNIIPSSTGAAKAVGKVLPALNGKLTGMAFRVPTTNVSVVDLTVNLEKPATYAEICAEIKRASENEMKGVLGYTEDAVVSTDFNGATETSVFDAAAGIALTDTFVKLVSWYDNEVGYSNKVLDLVAHVYNYKG, from the coding sequence ATGGCAATTAAAATTGGTATTAACGGCTTTGGTCGTATCGGTCGTATCGTTTTCCGTGCAGCACAACATCGTGATGACATCGAAGTAGTAGGTATTAATGACTTAATCGATGTTGATTATATGGCTTATATGCTGAAATACGATTCAACTCACGGTCGTTTTGACGGTACTGTAGAAGTTAAAGATGGTCAATTGGTAGTAAACGGTAAAGCAATCCGTGTAACTGCTGAGCGTGATCCTGCTAACTTAAAATGGGACGAGATCGGTGTTGATATCGCAGTTGAAGCAACAGGTTTATTCTTAGATGATGAAACTGCTCGTAAACACATCACTGCTGGTGCGAAAAAAGTTGTTTTAACAGGTCCATCTAAAGATGCAACTCCTATGTTCGTAAACGGTGTAAACTTTGATGCGTATGCAGGTCAAGATATCGTTTCTAACGCTTCTTGTACTACAAACTGCTTAGCACCATTAGCGAAAGTAATTCACAATAAATTCGGTATCAAAGAAGGTTTAATGACTACAGTTCACGCAACAACTGCGACACAAAAAACTGTAGATGGTCCATCAGCTAAAGACTGGCGTGGTGGTCGTGGTGCTTCACAAAACATCATTCCTTCATCAACAGGTGCAGCGAAAGCAGTAGGTAAAGTATTACCTGCATTAAACGGCAAATTAACCGGTATGGCTTTCCGTGTTCCTACAACTAACGTTTCTGTAGTTGATTTAACTGTAAATTTAGAAAAACCGGCAACTTATGCTGAAATCTGTGCGGAAATCAAACGTGCTTCAGAAAACGAGATGAAAGGCGTATTAGGTTACACAGAAGATGCAGTAGTTTCAACAGACTTCAACGGTGCAACTGAAACTTCTGTATTTGATGCAGCAGCAGGTATCGCATTAACAGATACTTTCGTTAAATTAGTATCTTGGTACGATAACGAAGTTGGCTACTCAAACAAAGTATTAGACTTAGTTGCTCACGTATATAACTACAAAGGCTAA
- the mepA gene encoding penicillin-insensitive murein endopeptidase, translating to MHLVRTLFISGLAILATTANATQWEKIKTPVQGKAQSIGGYSNGCIIGAQPLALKGEGYQVIRSARNRYYGHPQLLDYLTNLGKKTKAAGVPTILIGDMGMPAGGRFSSGHASHQTGLDADIWLRFGPMDDATARNPAGLATIMVNHNTQRVDDNLWNQHHTHLIKLAASDNRVDRIFVNPAIKVKLCQTAGSDRGWLRKIRPWYGHDSHFHIRLTCPADAASCENQAPVPAGDGCGEELYSWFEPKPDTGTPTTKVLPTPPVQCQMLLSEQGLN from the coding sequence ATGCATTTAGTTAGAACGCTCTTTATATCAGGCTTGGCAATTCTCGCAACCACTGCCAATGCAACTCAATGGGAAAAAATTAAAACTCCGGTGCAAGGTAAAGCTCAATCGATTGGTGGATATAGCAATGGTTGCATTATTGGAGCACAGCCATTAGCTTTAAAAGGCGAGGGCTATCAAGTAATCCGTTCAGCAAGAAACCGCTACTACGGACATCCACAACTGCTCGATTATCTCACCAACTTAGGTAAAAAAACGAAAGCTGCCGGTGTCCCGACAATCTTAATCGGCGATATGGGAATGCCTGCAGGCGGTCGTTTTTCATCAGGGCACGCTTCTCACCAAACAGGGCTTGATGCAGATATCTGGCTGAGATTTGGACCAATGGACGATGCCACAGCACGAAATCCGGCTGGGCTTGCTACCATTATGGTTAATCACAATACACAGCGAGTTGATGACAATTTATGGAATCAGCACCATACTCATTTAATTAAATTAGCCGCCTCAGACAATCGAGTAGATCGCATTTTCGTAAACCCTGCAATTAAAGTGAAACTTTGTCAAACAGCAGGAAGTGATCGTGGTTGGTTACGTAAAATCCGCCCTTGGTATGGACACGACTCACATTTCCATATTCGCTTAACTTGCCCGGCTGATGCGGCAAGTTGTGAGAATCAAGCTCCCGTTCCGGCGGGTGATGGTTGTGGCGAAGAACTTTACTCTTGGTTTGAGCCTAAGCCAGACACAGGCACACCAACTACAAAAGTATTACCCACACCACCTGTTCAGTGTCAGATGCTTTTATCTGAACAAGGTTTGAATTAA
- the mscK gene encoding mechanosensitive channel MscK yields the protein MFKPILKNLLLSLGLIFTTTNYALAEIPLQKAIQSQLDSAKKLDQADANNKALVQTLEDTLLLLSQIEKQKADNEALNKSIQGSQKALTTSQNNLEKLKAIVVPTVDTLTQKSTTDLQKELTAAQAKLETVQHDLSLINNNLVAQNTAPDKAQTVLTEMVKRKQEINTQLSATNIQSELKAKLETELELIELKNTYNQTLLNGSENLAAVYSSQLEEKRQEQQNLQAEIANLQTAINNQIVEESQNKLEQAQAVQNQQNNATANPIILRELDVNTKVTQELLKQTKDMTQLSQDNLRIKSVLDNLQQTQRNIEEQISSLQGTLVLSRIINKQKQSLPQDEMISGISKQITDLRVRVFDMTEFRDSFSDINAYISKLEQEGKATFTTQEKQQLTTILQERLTTLSEMIKSLNNQLNLLINIELNQQQVQTISDTLQQKLQQQSFWVKSNSPMDLEWFSKFIDVSHYQILDIGKKLNFSNWRDNIVPAGILVTILLLLAAFINRQKDKIKQKLHHINNRLKIVATDSQWNTPLAIFWTVVLCLPSTFIFLAGFIAVTYISLENPQEVWAWGLKMATYWLYFAFLVAMLRPHGIGHIHFNMPQKSNEIFRNILRRSVWLIALLLNTSIFTKLETGISYDVLGQTMTILVLILMIWMIAPAFRQAISTYENVTHQETQESKSILLTIVKLVLLIAPVVLIILIVLGYYYTALVIIEHLIASYFAIITWIIVRNVLYRAFSISARRLAYRRLQEKREAAEAKARAKAEQNNENPDGVEIPFELKEDSIAVSEVKNQMLKLTDFVLWIGLFVLLYWVWSDLITVALYLDGVTLWQQSVTTEAGIVMESITLLNLLTALLIIVVMVVLIRNLSGLLEALIFSHFKLSQGTPYTITTLLTYLIIALGAIFAFGTLGVSWSKLQWLLTALSVGLGFGMQEIFANFVSGIIILFERPMRIGDTITIGTYSGTVSKIRIRATTLVDFDGKEVIVPNKAFVTERLVNWALSSTATRIIVQVGVAYGSDVELVKRLLLQVAEENPKVLKDPQPRAYFLTFGASTLDHELRAYVNDLSDRNPTIDALNTRIHQLFNEHNIDIAFNQLDVYIKNNDTQDEIKVGSKRFDFELSNNTTTKEKD from the coding sequence ATGTTTAAACCAATATTAAAAAATCTTTTACTCAGTTTAGGGCTGATATTTACTACAACTAACTATGCTTTAGCTGAAATTCCACTTCAAAAAGCAATCCAAAGCCAGCTTGATAGTGCTAAAAAATTAGATCAAGCTGATGCAAACAATAAAGCCTTAGTTCAAACGCTTGAAGATACTCTATTACTCCTCTCTCAAATTGAGAAGCAAAAAGCAGATAACGAAGCGTTGAATAAATCTATTCAAGGTTCTCAGAAAGCATTAACCACTAGTCAAAACAATCTGGAAAAATTAAAAGCAATTGTTGTACCTACTGTGGATACTTTAACGCAAAAATCAACGACCGATTTGCAAAAAGAACTCACCGCAGCACAGGCTAAACTTGAAACGGTACAGCACGATTTAAGCCTAATCAATAATAATTTAGTCGCTCAAAATACTGCACCTGACAAAGCTCAAACTGTATTAACTGAAATGGTAAAACGTAAGCAGGAAATTAACACCCAGCTTTCTGCAACCAATATTCAAAGTGAACTTAAAGCCAAGTTAGAAACAGAGCTAGAACTCATTGAATTAAAAAATACTTATAACCAAACTCTGCTGAATGGGAGTGAAAATTTAGCAGCGGTTTACTCTTCTCAACTGGAGGAAAAAAGACAAGAACAGCAAAATCTACAAGCTGAAATTGCTAATTTACAAACTGCAATCAATAATCAGATTGTAGAAGAATCACAAAATAAATTAGAGCAGGCACAAGCGGTTCAAAATCAGCAAAATAATGCAACAGCAAATCCTATTATTTTGCGTGAATTGGATGTGAACACAAAAGTTACGCAAGAGTTACTAAAACAAACAAAAGATATGACGCAATTATCACAAGATAATTTGCGTATTAAAAGCGTGCTTGATAACTTACAACAAACCCAACGTAATATTGAAGAGCAAATTAGCTCATTACAAGGTACGTTGGTACTTTCTCGCATCATCAACAAACAAAAACAATCATTACCGCAAGATGAAATGATTTCAGGCATTTCTAAACAAATTACTGATCTGCGTGTACGTGTTTTTGATATGACGGAGTTTCGTGATTCTTTCTCAGACATCAATGCCTATATTAGTAAATTGGAACAAGAGGGAAAAGCCACCTTTACAACTCAAGAGAAGCAACAACTAACCACTATTTTGCAAGAGCGTTTAACAACTTTATCTGAAATGATTAAGTCGTTAAACAATCAGCTTAATTTATTAATTAATATTGAATTGAACCAACAACAGGTTCAAACCATTAGTGATACGTTACAGCAAAAACTGCAACAACAAAGCTTCTGGGTAAAAAGTAATAGCCCAATGGACTTAGAATGGTTCAGCAAGTTTATTGATGTCTCTCACTATCAAATTCTTGATATTGGTAAAAAACTCAATTTTTCAAATTGGCGTGATAACATTGTACCCGCAGGTATTTTAGTTACTATTTTATTATTACTTGCAGCTTTTATTAATCGTCAAAAAGACAAAATTAAGCAAAAACTACACCATATTAATAATCGCTTAAAAATTGTGGCAACTGATAGCCAATGGAATACACCACTTGCTATTTTTTGGACTGTGGTGCTGTGCTTACCAAGTACCTTTATTTTCTTAGCCGGGTTTATCGCCGTTACTTATATTTCATTAGAAAATCCACAAGAAGTTTGGGCTTGGGGATTAAAAATGGCTACTTATTGGCTTTACTTTGCTTTCTTAGTGGCGATGTTACGTCCTCACGGCATTGGGCATATCCATTTTAATATGCCACAAAAAAGTAATGAAATTTTCCGAAACATTTTAAGACGCTCTGTTTGGCTAATTGCATTATTGCTTAATACCTCTATTTTCACAAAATTAGAAACCGGTATTTCTTACGATGTGCTTGGGCAAACAATGACAATCCTCGTCTTAATTTTAATGATCTGGATGATTGCTCCAGCCTTCAGGCAAGCTATTTCTACTTATGAAAATGTAACACATCAAGAAACCCAAGAATCAAAAAGTATTCTTCTAACGATTGTTAAATTAGTCTTGCTCATTGCTCCGGTTGTTCTGATTATTCTCATTGTGCTAGGCTATTACTATACGGCATTAGTGATTATTGAACATTTAATTGCCTCCTATTTTGCAATTATTACTTGGATTATTGTCCGCAATGTTCTCTACCGTGCATTTTCTATTTCCGCACGTCGTCTTGCTTACAGACGTCTACAAGAAAAAAGAGAAGCGGCTGAAGCTAAAGCTCGTGCCAAGGCGGAACAAAATAATGAAAACCCGGATGGTGTTGAAATTCCGTTTGAGTTAAAAGAGGATTCCATTGCCGTAAGCGAAGTCAAAAACCAAATGTTGAAATTAACCGATTTTGTACTTTGGATTGGCTTATTTGTACTACTTTACTGGGTATGGTCTGATTTAATTACTGTTGCTCTCTACTTAGATGGCGTAACTTTGTGGCAGCAAAGTGTAACGACAGAAGCAGGCATTGTGATGGAATCTATCACACTGCTGAATTTGCTTACTGCTCTTCTAATTATTGTGGTGATGGTGGTATTAATCCGAAACTTAAGCGGTTTACTCGAAGCCCTTATTTTCTCGCACTTTAAGTTATCGCAAGGTACACCATATACAATCACAACACTCTTAACCTATTTAATTATTGCGTTAGGAGCAATATTTGCCTTCGGTACATTAGGCGTATCTTGGAGTAAGCTCCAATGGTTACTAACCGCACTTTCTGTTGGTTTAGGTTTTGGTATGCAAGAGATCTTTGCAAACTTTGTCTCAGGCATTATTATCTTATTTGAACGCCCAATGCGTATTGGTGATACCATTACAATCGGCACATATAGCGGTACAGTCTCAAAAATTCGTATTCGTGCAACAACCCTAGTTGATTTTGATGGTAAAGAAGTTATCGTACCAAATAAAGCATTTGTAACCGAAAGATTGGTAAACTGGGCATTAAGCAGCACGGCAACCCGTATTATTGTGCAAGTTGGTGTTGCTTACGGTTCTGACGTAGAGTTAGTTAAACGCTTATTACTACAAGTAGCGGAAGAAAATCCGAAAGTACTTAAAGATCCACAACCAAGAGCTTACTTCCTCACATTTGGTGCAAGCACATTGGATCACGAATTAAGAGCTTATGTGAACGATTTATCTGATCGTAACCCAACTATTGATGCTCTCAATACACGTATCCATCAGCTATTTAATGAGCATAATATTGATATTGCGTTTAACCAATTAGACGTTTATATCAAAAACAATGATACACAAGATGAAATTAAAGTAGGTTCAAAACGCTTTGATTTTGAACTTTCCAATAACACAACAACAAAAGAAAAGGACTAA
- a CDS encoding DNA topoisomerase III, which produces MRLFVAEKPSLARAIADVLPKPHTKGDGFIQCGEHDTVTWCIGHLLEQAEPDAYDERFKMWRMEHLPIVPEQWKLIPKKETLKQFKVVERLIKKADILVNAGDPDREGQLLVDEVFGYLNLPPERKSQIQRCLVSDLNPTAVSRAIEKLQKNSDFIPLATSALARARADWLYGINMTRAYTLQGRWAGYNGVLSVGRVQTPVLGLIVRRDLEIENFIPKDYFEVFAHILVPETQEKFKAQWQPSKACEDYQDEDGRVLSRPLAENVLKRIANQPANVTDYQDKIEKETAPLPYSLSVLQMEAAGKYGLSAQAVLDICQKLYETHKLITYPRSDNRYLPTEHFNDRFKVMAAIAHHLPEYQEKPEVVDPNRRNRCWNDKEVEAHHAIIPTARQGTVHLTENEKRIYQLIARQYLMQFCPDAEYRKSKIDLEIAGGKFTAQARNLSVAGWKALLGKEDNFDDAEPLLPIVKKGQLLHCENGEIVSKKTQPPRHFTDRSLLSAMTGIARFVQDKELKKILRETDGLGTEATRAGIIELLFKRGFLIRKGKNIHSTEAGRTLIHSLPDSATQPDMTAHWEMQLNQISKKETSYQQFMFELSSQLPHLLQSPNRQILQNLAKISPLANKPKARYSKKTTQTAEN; this is translated from the coding sequence ATGCGTTTATTTGTAGCCGAAAAACCCAGTCTTGCCAGAGCCATTGCCGATGTATTGCCAAAACCACATACAAAAGGCGACGGCTTCATTCAATGCGGAGAACACGATACCGTAACTTGGTGTATTGGTCATTTATTAGAACAAGCCGAACCTGATGCCTATGACGAACGTTTTAAAATGTGGCGAATGGAACATCTCCCTATTGTGCCTGAACAATGGAAACTTATTCCAAAAAAAGAGACTTTAAAACAATTCAAAGTGGTCGAAAGGCTCATAAAAAAAGCCGATATTTTAGTGAATGCCGGCGACCCGGATCGTGAAGGGCAACTTTTGGTAGATGAAGTTTTTGGTTATCTCAATTTACCACCTGAACGTAAAAGCCAAATTCAACGTTGTTTAGTCAGCGACCTCAATCCAACTGCGGTAAGCCGTGCGATTGAAAAATTGCAAAAAAATAGTGATTTTATACCGCTTGCAACCTCTGCTCTTGCTCGTGCCAGAGCGGATTGGCTTTACGGCATTAATATGACAAGAGCTTATACACTACAAGGACGTTGGGCTGGCTACAATGGCGTATTATCTGTTGGTCGAGTACAAACACCTGTATTGGGGTTGATCGTCCGCCGTGATCTGGAGATCGAAAACTTTATTCCGAAAGATTATTTTGAAGTGTTCGCTCATATCCTTGTACCTGAAACCCAAGAAAAATTCAAGGCTCAATGGCAACCGAGTAAAGCCTGTGAAGATTATCAAGATGAAGATGGTCGAGTGTTATCTCGTCCACTTGCAGAGAATGTGTTAAAACGCATTGCTAATCAACCGGCGAATGTTACCGACTATCAAGACAAAATTGAAAAAGAAACAGCTCCACTTCCCTACTCGCTTTCTGTTTTACAGATGGAAGCTGCCGGGAAATATGGGCTTTCTGCTCAAGCTGTACTTGATATTTGTCAGAAACTCTATGAAACACATAAGCTGATTACTTACCCTCGTTCTGATAATCGCTATTTGCCCACAGAACATTTTAACGATAGATTTAAAGTAATGGCTGCTATCGCTCATCATTTGCCTGAATATCAAGAAAAGCCTGAAGTGGTTGATCCTAATCGCCGTAATCGTTGCTGGAATGATAAAGAGGTAGAAGCTCACCACGCAATAATCCCAACTGCTAGGCAAGGTACTGTACATTTAACAGAAAATGAAAAGCGGATTTATCAGCTTATTGCTCGTCAGTATTTAATGCAATTTTGCCCTGATGCCGAATATCGTAAAAGCAAAATTGATCTTGAAATTGCGGGGGGAAAGTTTACTGCACAGGCTCGGAATTTATCGGTTGCTGGCTGGAAAGCCTTACTAGGTAAAGAAGATAATTTTGATGATGCTGAACCATTATTGCCTATTGTAAAAAAAGGACAGCTTTTACACTGTGAAAATGGCGAAATTGTGAGTAAAAAAACACAACCACCTCGCCATTTTACTGATCGCAGCCTACTTTCTGCGATGACTGGTATTGCCCGATTTGTACAAGATAAAGAATTGAAAAAAATCTTACGAGAAACTGATGGTTTAGGCACAGAAGCTACTCGAGCGGGCATCATCGAATTACTGTTTAAGCGTGGCTTCTTAATCCGCAAAGGTAAAAATATTCACAGCACAGAAGCAGGAAGAACACTCATTCACTCCTTACCTGATTCTGCAACACAGCCTGATATGACCGCACATTGGGAAATGCAGCTAAATCAAATCAGCAAAAAAGAAACCAGCTATCAGCAATTTATGTTTGAACTGAGTAGCCAACTGCCGCATCTGTTGCAAAGCCCTAATCGGCAGATTTTGCAAAATTTAGCGAAAATTTCACCGCTTGCAAACAAGCCGAAAGCTCGTTATTCAAAAAAGACAACGCAAACTGCTGAAAATTAA
- the aroC gene encoding chorismate synthase, whose protein sequence is MAGNSIGQLFKVTTFGESHGIALGCIVDGVPPNMELSEADLQPDLDRRKPGTSRYTTPRREDDEVQILSGVFEGKTTGTSIGLIIKNGDQRSQDYGDIAEKFRPGHADYTYQQKYGIRDYRGGGRSSARETAMRVAAGAIAKKYLREQFGIEVRGYLSQIGNVKIDPKTVENIEQIDWQAINSNPFFCPDPVAIEGFDALIRELKKEGDSIGAKLTVIAENVPVGLGEPVFDRLDADLAHALMSINAVKAVEIGDGFAVVEQRGSEHRDEMTPEGFLSNHAGGILGGISSGQPIIANIALKPTSSITIPGKSVNKNNEPVEVVTKGRHDPCVGIRAVPIAEAMMAIVLLDHLLRFKAQCR, encoded by the coding sequence ATGGCAGGCAATAGCATCGGACAATTATTTAAAGTAACCACCTTTGGCGAATCACATGGTATTGCATTAGGTTGCATCGTTGATGGCGTGCCACCGAATATGGAATTAAGCGAAGCCGATTTACAGCCTGATTTAGACCGCCGCAAGCCCGGTACATCACGCTACACTACCCCTCGCCGTGAAGATGATGAAGTACAAATTCTCTCCGGCGTATTTGAAGGTAAAACAACCGGCACGAGCATTGGCTTAATCATTAAAAACGGCGATCAACGCTCGCAAGATTATGGCGATATTGCCGAAAAATTCAGACCGGGGCACGCTGATTATACTTACCAACAAAAGTATGGCATTCGTGATTATCGTGGTGGTGGTCGTTCATCTGCTCGTGAAACGGCAATGCGTGTAGCAGCAGGTGCTATTGCTAAAAAATATTTGCGTGAGCAATTTGGCATTGAAGTGCGTGGCTATTTATCGCAAATCGGCAATGTAAAAATTGACCCGAAAACGGTTGAAAATATTGAACAGATTGATTGGCAAGCTATCAATAGTAATCCGTTCTTCTGCCCTGATCCCGTTGCAATTGAAGGCTTTGATGCTTTAATTCGTGAATTGAAAAAAGAGGGAGATTCCATAGGTGCAAAACTAACTGTAATTGCAGAAAATGTACCTGTTGGATTAGGTGAGCCTGTTTTTGACCGCTTAGATGCTGATCTCGCTCACGCCTTAATGTCTATCAACGCCGTGAAAGCAGTCGAAATTGGCGATGGTTTTGCAGTAGTTGAACAACGTGGCAGCGAGCACCGTGATGAAATGACGCCGGAAGGCTTTTTATCTAACCACGCAGGTGGTATTCTAGGCGGAATCAGCTCTGGTCAGCCGATTATTGCAAACATTGCACTCAAACCCACATCAAGCATTACTATTCCGGGCAAAAGTGTAAACAAAAACAACGAGCCTGTTGAAGTGGTTACTAAAGGCAGACACGACCCTTGTGTCGGTATCCGTGCTGTGCCAATTGCAGAGGCGATGATGGCTATCGTCTTGTTAGATCACTTACTCAGATTTAAGGCTCAATGCCGTTAA
- the menE gene encoding o-succinylbenzoate--CoA ligase produces MLHSPLFPTQFWAENTAQNIAIIREKEKNDYFPHLPAQLNWAEFQYLLQQVCSILKAQNVKDECLVAYCGVNRFCGLLAYCATLSLGAKILMLNPAQTQAQQQTILEETSVDVFITDDTFANFSAETTACNPLPKLDFEQPATLTLTSGSTGMPKAVVHSISAHLYSAEGVCELMKFEQTHSWLLSLPLFHVSGQGIIWRWLLKGAVLYVNESKEAFFTLLKQVSHASLVPTQLQRYLAQLDYPVSQKCLLGGTAIPSELVAQAQQQGITTFSGYGMTEMASTICAVENKLDNVGFPLSHREVKLENDEVWIKGKPLALGYWQKNGKIRPLVNEQGWFATKDRGEWNSKKQLVIKGRLDNMFISGGENIQPEEIEQIIFRSNLVEQVFVLPIGDKEFGQRPIAIVQFRQPNLEQEVNKLKIWLSDKLEKFKQPVAYYLLDIEQYQTQGAIKISRTQLQQDIQNKKIKEIYV; encoded by the coding sequence GTGCTTCATTCTCCCCTATTTCCTACTCAATTTTGGGCTGAAAATACAGCCCAAAATATTGCCATTATTCGGGAAAAAGAAAAAAACGATTATTTCCCTCATCTTCCTGCTCAACTTAATTGGGCAGAATTTCAATATTTACTGCAACAAGTTTGCTCTATCTTAAAAGCTCAAAACGTTAAAGATGAATGTTTAGTAGCTTATTGTGGTGTTAATCGTTTTTGCGGATTACTTGCTTATTGTGCCACGCTCTCGCTAGGAGCAAAAATCTTAATGCTCAACCCGGCACAAACTCAAGCACAACAACAAACTATATTAGAAGAAACAAGCGTTGATGTTTTTATTACCGATGACACTTTTGCAAATTTTTCGGCAGAAACAACCGCTTGTAACCCTTTACCTAAGCTTGATTTTGAACAACCTGCCACGCTCACCTTAACCTCCGGCTCAACCGGTATGCCTAAAGCAGTGGTGCATTCAATTTCTGCCCATTTATATAGTGCTGAAGGCGTGTGTGAATTAATGAAATTTGAACAAACCCATTCTTGGCTATTGAGCTTGCCATTATTCCACGTTTCAGGGCAAGGCATTATATGGCGTTGGTTACTTAAAGGGGCAGTGCTATATGTGAATGAAAGTAAAGAAGCCTTTTTTACTTTGCTCAAACAAGTCAGCCACGCCTCGCTCGTACCAACTCAATTACAACGTTATCTAGCTCAATTAGACTATCCGGTAAGTCAAAAATGTTTATTGGGCGGTACGGCTATTCCATCGGAACTAGTAGCTCAAGCCCAACAACAAGGCATTACTACCTTCTCTGGTTACGGTATGACAGAAATGGCATCAACTATTTGTGCCGTAGAAAATAAGTTGGATAATGTCGGCTTTCCATTAAGCCACCGAGAAGTCAAACTGGAAAACGATGAAGTTTGGATAAAAGGTAAACCACTTGCATTAGGTTATTGGCAAAAAAATGGCAAAATTCGACCGCTTGTCAATGAACAGGGCTGGTTTGCTACTAAAGACAGGGGCGAGTGGAACAGTAAAAAACAACTTGTAATAAAAGGGCGATTAGATAATATGTTTATTTCAGGCGGAGAGAACATTCAACCCGAAGAGATCGAACAGATAATTTTTCGATCTAACCTTGTAGAACAAGTGTTTGTTTTACCTATTGGCGACAAGGAATTTGGGCAACGCCCGATTGCAATTGTGCAATTTAGACAACCTAATTTAGAGCAGGAAGTTAATAAATTAAAAATTTGGTTGTCTGATAAGTTAGAAAAATTTAAACAACCTGTTGCTTATTACTTGCTGGATATTGAACAATACCAAACGCAAGGAGCAATCAAAATTTCACGCACACAATTACAACAAGATATACAGAATAAAAAAATAAAGGAAATCTATGTTTAA
- the seqA gene encoding replication initiation negative regulator SeqA: MKRIEIDDELYQYIASRTQSIGETASDILRRLLRLPQSPQPFVLVQEHMINELKELVKTPSRATSKKDDSNAEKTVAKLEDILDSEHFMNENKNVVRFMMLLAALYRSNPAAFAKATENVRGNERIYFSQSEEEILATGSGVKAKQIPDSPFWVITNNNTARKGLILKGVMESMQVPVKLIERIQALFK, from the coding sequence ATGAAAAGAATCGAAATTGATGATGAATTATATCAATATATTGCCAGTCGTACACAATCTATTGGTGAAACGGCATCAGATATCTTGCGTCGATTGCTAAGATTACCTCAATCGCCGCAACCTTTTGTGTTAGTACAAGAACATATGATTAACGAACTAAAAGAGCTGGTTAAAACACCATCTCGTGCAACAAGCAAAAAAGACGATTCAAATGCGGAGAAAACCGTAGCTAAATTAGAAGACATTTTAGACTCAGAACATTTTATGAACGAAAATAAAAATGTTGTGCGTTTTATGATGTTATTAGCGGCATTGTATCGCTCTAACCCCGCAGCTTTTGCTAAAGCAACCGAAAATGTGCGTGGCAACGAACGTATTTATTTCTCTCAAAGCGAAGAAGAAATTCTAGCAACAGGCAGTGGCGTGAAAGCAAAACAGATTCCTGATTCCCCATTTTGGGTGATTACAAATAATAATACAGCTCGTAAAGGGCTTATTCTAAAAGGCGTGATGGAATCGATGCAAGTGCCTGTTAAACTGATTGAGCGTATTCAAGCACTTTTCAAATAA